From the genome of Oncorhynchus clarkii lewisi isolate Uvic-CL-2024 chromosome 11, UVic_Ocla_1.0, whole genome shotgun sequence, one region includes:
- the LOC139420570 gene encoding uncharacterized protein, producing the protein MSDVVLTKCAQDQFSGSGHTVTTSRHPYITDPIASKRICFYKSGDPQFSGLRMVINNRTFKTFDALLDSLSKKVPLPFGVRNITTPRGVHAVHTLDELEDGKAYICSDQRKVKPINMAVANKKLPPWYNARPMSARRRALQLAKQNPGRPMHINTPVIVRTPKRLMVFQNGDPSVKHNLMLQKRTTHTFEALLDYLSELMHFPVVKLHTPDGRRVDGLPALIICSGIVVAAGREAFKSGNYKTQKSSASTWLPARRMASKRLKQPTSRKKKPISSGKSKLFSPSSERYFVNQINHCIAGSECDLPSNNAESVELEAGHFLESVAETDGDSYHGDRGEGADNCMPGDDDIEKSFRVNQDGSMTVEMKVRLTIREEETIHWTTTLSRSSVANQLSAAESELENSSPESNILPPTQPNTMGTINGYNVKKDDHDDKDDMPPETSRLTSVEVDNEDDAKTHVGVVSPRRAPTPGPRRYRQKQASVESLKTMLGDEIQENMVGSNSYRETTENGEVKEEYRMVRQCSSKPVPKPRGVGSVDINNYNKTQSTFKSGMAEILQIQNGGEEVIESVMHIYEQQTCQDNFLANSQCNVQGVSIYGMMYGRTATSDTAHLSSSNDLELELGRPSMASKSISVWRADQSLSSEFTIPKFKAGGSLLRNRVLNVHKTPLSMPTKDNDTPEWVSEASKENSTTGVKKVKKMFSKPKVKKNQVRKVTTPDKRRKESNENAPGNNKRVKTGGFSSNVSIRKMYGPKPARSLIKNKKKLKGKEIKLNIENPKESAVKELHVTENRNNTSVSVKKNVLHVTFPTEAQVEGTLKRQRSMHEERRIDKESHDLSSSNINEHVENWLEKALPTVYPDPVEETQNVETSTMSPVETEGDIVPDVSESNCEMDTQEDVPSLFKEITQIPSSLSLETTAFPNRTFENIATQTNLALENTTLPCPSDQSSQKTPLHSDTTQERLPINPSVENTLFSNGLSVSPTAIILVEKPSPSGSHSLEETSMPKNISEEKPPITNGLSLENKSVPNSSSIEKTPVSNSLSPEKTQLPAKTQMEKAPLSNKDLDVSSIGSSPSYFMCSSPSSLGDEEQPLSSSPSSDKAPSPTGHVFEKTTLFNHSTLKEPPSPKLPTKKARLVSNLTLEKQLTLRKASAEKSSISSDPTVEKVLMDKAPISNGLSSEKPAKTRISNIVLDETPLASSPSCFMSTSSTSLTSDERPISTTGHVLEKTTLFNHSTLKGPSTSKLPMKKKPIPPSPTLVNHKEMNGDDKLSNSDQGDSTKVTAEEPLTKTQILSPTDKLPPQPDMKPVLEKLCFSIQSIRQITHNNRPSCLEKSNSLPDFSSHVASTFGSSTKALLSFLSVITLKESFTNWNILELNANSVSCAEALKMMESLREIANMEGAEELKASLSELLKSTSTQLLQSWKGFQELNSKVRSRSSTPNSSEHNVLFETCPEKDYIIEEKSLDIDELIHELDLPGKLKEALAALPTGVSESMEGDEIEMSKEANEKVESFPEERVNAKSTAVPKEEASNDNVLNIDANVDVKSIVKRFINIYHPKEVTENKMSPIPESQSGRQEQPFSSEEQNFKEDFTCHRSRQAANKEGSELEQDNWEGEAKCSDKQIDHDKEQTYSDIEQAYSLALHDGYLELQACPLETKVKDGDIQSSYVEEEESLEEEQEYYIENALVEQENKCMELQVSCKESLEKDQASSEEEQECHVEDQLSYMVSENRCMEDECLEEEQQCHIEDQPSYVGLQVSYEERVSSLKEQATSEEEYECHIEDQPNHEEPEVKCLALQDSSEDGKSTPEEDQAISDEELEHHVENQPNHEDTEIKCMDAKVSSEESMSNLEEQQASSEEELECHIENQPSHEEKGVKCMKMQVSREKIEFTPEEDKASLGEEEESHEDDLSYANAHINVQDEQTHLWVEQTTQKETECTVRETLSRLFKQHSIADRMDKDSGKNSAQHVSFEKQTDTAEEANFEDNQCSSEEKRVSYEEKLSGSDVEHVSVKDEPYPEEEYQETLEEEPSEEDKHYEKTEAKTTNCFEEPLPSVAERVKILDKKIADIKQGKSITIATTGIKPFGQIEVSAVSGGDDAKEQDKAHVHTFKRTTWPINTSETVVMSPPAPRSLLAFSYDGCITREPDGNRVKSIKELFIAKSVVDNLYGQTRLPSPNTSDLSDNRPETSGSGGHQSQTSTETSSGEDDSVKKSITKCVVRRTIERLYGKKDTNVKDRARESLPPSPLKPKSRKCPGKISLSPFHNAQTKGMSDLSYFNATSSVGTYSDPTRYIAFNAQVEPGDCFLIDKDRWLLRESVIRKSVSEPIDINKNTSASTEDVCKNTEEDVPYSLFGHTDLEDIVKSVKPLVPKCTYFNLPHGCDSDPHQDDLSPVSKGSAKGDVSKDSKDKTEKPKLWAEKNGIAFAPTDFKMPDNKVHPLIEGPGGGKVVVVQPGKRQPGKGQTDVMKIPQEPDALEMLYFSCGQHCPIL; encoded by the exons ATGAGTGACGTGGTGCTCACAAAGTGCGCCCAGGACCAGTTCTCAGGGAGTGGGCACACAGTGACCACGTCACGCCACCCATATATCACAGACCCCATCGCCTCCAAGCGCATCTGCTTCTACAAGAGCGGTGACCCTCAGTTCAGTGGCCTGCGCATGGTCATCAACAACCGCACCTTCAAAACTTTCGATGCCCTCCTAGACAGCCTCTCCAAGAAAGTCCCGCTGCCATTCGGAGTAAGGAACATCACCACTCCCCGAGGGGTCCATGCAGTGCACACACTAGATGAACTGGAGGATGGGAAGGCCTACATCTGCTCTGACCAGCGGAAGGTCAAACCCATTAACATGGCAGTAGCCAATAAGAAGCTACCACCCTGGTACAATGCCCGCCCCATGAGCGCCCGGCGTCGGGCCTTGCAGCTGGCCAAACAGAACCCTGGCAGGCCCATGCACATAAATACCCCTGTCATTGTACGCACACCTAAGAGGTTGATGGTATTCCAGAATGGGGACCCCAGTGTCAAACATAATCTGATGCTACAGAAGAGAACCACTCACACATTTGAGGCTCTGCTGGATTACTTGTCCGAGTTGATGCACTTTCCTGTGGTAAAACTACACACACCAGATGGAAGAAGG GTGGATGGGCTCCCAGCTCTGATTATATGCTCTGGGATTGTAGTAGCTGCTGGTCGCGAGGCCTTTAAATCTGGGAACTACAAGACACAAAAATCTTCTGCTTCAACATGGCTGCCTGCTAGACGAATGGCATCTAAAAGACTAAAGCAACCAACATCCC GGAAAAAGAAACCTATATCTAGCGGCAAATCAAAACTTTTCTCCCCATCGTCAGAGAGATACTTTGTGAATCAGATAAACCACTGCATTGCAGGAAGTGAGTGTGACCTCCCCAGTAACAACGCAGAATCTGTAGAACTGGAGGCTGGCCATTTTCTAGAGTCAGTGGCCGAAACAGATGGCGACTCCTACCATGGAGATAGGGGTGAAGGTGCAGACAACTGCATGCCCGGTGACGATGACATTGAGAAGTCCTTTCGGGTGAACCAGGATGGCAGCATGACAGTGGAGATGAAGGTGCGACTAACCATCCGGGAGGAAGAAACCATCCACTGGACCACCACCCTGAGCAGGTCCAGTGTGGCCAACCAGCTCAGTGCGGCTGAGTCTGAGCTGGAGAACAGTTCACCTGAGTCCAACATCCTACCACCAACACAACCCAACACCATGGGCACCATCAATGGGTACAATGTTAAAAAGGATGATCATGATGATAAGGATGATATGCCTCCAGAGACCAGCAGACTTACCAGTGTGGAAGTAGACAATGAGGATGATGCTAAAACACATGTGGGTGTGGTCTCTCCCAGGAGGGCTCCTACCCCAGGACCCAGGAGATACAGACAGAAGCAGGCCTCAGTGGAGAGCCTCAAAACAATGTTGGGAGATGAGATTCAGGAGAACATGGTAGGTTCTAACTCCTACAGAGAAACAACTGAGAACGGAGAGGTAAAGGAGGAATACCGCATGGTCAGACAGTGCAGCAGCAAGCCAGTTCCTAAACCAAGAGGAGTTGGATCTGTGGATATCAACAATTACAATAAGACTCAATCGACTTTTAAATCAGGCATGGCTGAGATCTTGCAGATCCAAAATGGCGGGGAGGAAGTCATAGAAAGTGTAATGCACATATACGAGCAGCAGACCTGTCAGGACAATTTCCTGGCTAACAGCCAGTGTAATGTCCAGGGTGTGTCCATATATGGGATGATGTACGGAAGAACAGCCACCTCTGACACAGCCCACTTGTCCTCCAGTAATGACTTGGAGCTGGAGCTGGGTAGACCCTCTATGGCCTCAAAGTCAATCAGCGTGTGGAGGGCTGACCAGTCTCTTTCATCTGAGTTCACCATCCCCAAATTTAAGGCTGGAGGATCTCTCCTACGCAACAGGGTACTAAATGTCCATAAAacccctctctctatgcccacCAAAGACAATGACACCCCAGAGTGGGTCTCTGAAGCAAGCAAAGAAAACTCCACCACTGGTGTAAAGAAAGTCAAGAAAATGTTCTCAAAGCCCAAAGTCAAAAAGAACCAGGTTCGTAAGGTTACAACACCAGACAAAAGACGTAAAGAGAGTAATGAAAATGCTCCTGGAAACAATAAAAGAGTGAAAACTGGGGGGTTTAGCAGCAATGTATCCataaggaaaatgtatggaccAAAACCTGCCAGAAGTCTCATCAAAAACAAAAAGAAACTAAAAGGAAAGGAAATCAAGTTAAATATTGAAAACCCAAAGGAATCGGCAGTGAAAGAATTACACGTTACTGAAAATAGAAACAATACTTCAGTTTCAGTAAAGAAGAACGTATTGCATGTTACATTTCCGACGGAGGCCCAGGTGGAGGGAACACTAAAAAGGCAGAGGTCTATGCACGAGGAGAGAAGGATTGATAAAGAGAGTCATGATCTGAGCTCTTCTAATATCAATGAACATGTTGAGAATTGGTTAGAGAAAGCCCTCCCAACTGTGTACCCAGACCCAGTGGAGGAAACTCAAAATGTGGAGACATCAACAATGTCTCCGGTAGAAACTGAGGGAGACATTGTTCCAGATGTATCAGAATCCAATTGTGAAATGGATACTCAAGAAGATGTGCCTTCTTTGTTTAAGGAAATAACACAAATACCAAGTAGTCTATCTTTGGAAACGACTGCATTTCCAAATAGAACATTTGAAAATATAGCAACACAGACCAACCTGGCTTTGGAAAACACAACATTACCATGTCCTTCTGACCAATCATCGCAAAAGACTCCATTACACAGTGATACTACACAGGAAAGGTTGCCCATTAATCCCTCAGTGGAAAATACACTTTTCTCCAACGGTCTCTCCGTTTCTCCTACTGCAATAATCTTAGTAGAAAAGccatcaccatctggcagtcattCATTGGAAGAAACATCAATGCCTAAAAATATCTCAGAAGAGAAGCCACCTATCACAAATGGTCTGTCATTGGAAAATAAATCAGTACCAAATAGCTCCTCAATAGAGAAGACCCCAGTCTCAAACAGTCTCTCGCCTGAGAAGACACAACTGCCTGCTAAAACGCAGATGGAGAAGGCACCATTATCCAACAAAGACTTAGATGTGTCTTCCATAGGTAGCAGTCCTTCATATTTCATGTGTTCATCACCTAGTAGTCTAGGTGATGAAGAACAACCCTTATCAAGTAGTCCTTCATCAGATAAGGCTCCATCACCTACTGGCCATGTATTTGAAAAGACAACattgttcaaccactccactcTGAAAGAACCACCATCACCTAAACTCCCAACAAAAAAGGCAAGATTGGTCAGTAATCTCACCCTGGAAAAGCAACTAACACTTAGAAAAGCTTCAGCTGAGAAGTCTTCAATATCCAGTGATCCTACTGTGGAAAAGGTGTTGATGGATAAGGCACCAATCTCCAATGGTCTCTCATCTGAGAAGCCTGCTAAAACTCGGATATCCAACATTGTCTTAGATGAGACTCCCTTAGCTAGTAGTCCCTCATGTTTCATGTCGACATCATCTACTAGTCTCACATCAGATGAAAGACCCATATCAACCACTGGCCATGTTTTGGAAAAAACAACATTGTTTAACCACTCCACTCTGAAAGGACCATCAACATCTAAACTCCCAATGAAGAAGAAGCCAATACCTCCCAGTCCCACTTTAGTGAATCACAAAGAGATGAATGGGGATGATAAGCTGAGCAATTCAGATCAGGGAGACAGTACCAAAGTAACAGCAGAGGAGCCCCTAACAAAAACACAGATACTGTCACCCACAGACAAACTTCCTCCCCAGCCAGATATGAAACCTGTGCTAGAGAAGCTCTGTTTCTCAATTCAGTCAATTAGACAAATCACACACAACAATCGTCCATCTTGTCTTGAAAAGTCAAACAGCTTGCCTGATTTCTCCTCCCATGTGGCCTCTACATTTGGGTCATCTACTAAAGCTCTCCTTTCTTTCTTATCTGTTATTACTTTAAAGGAAAGCTTCACTAACTGGAACATACTTGAACTGAATGCAAACAGTGTAAGCTGTGCTGAGGCTTTGAAAATGATGGAGTCTCTGAGAGAAATTGCCAATATGGAGGGTGCAGAGGAGTTGAAAGCTAGTCTGTCAGAATTGCTAAAGTCAACTTCCACACAACTGCTTCAAAGTTGGAAGGGTTTCCAGGAACTCAACAGCAAAGTCAGAAGTCGCAGCTCAACACCGAACAGTTCAGAGCACAATGTCTTGTTTGAAACATGCCCAGAGAAGGACTACATCATTGAAGAAAAGTCATTGGATATCGATGAGCTAATACATGAGCTTGACTTGCCTGGAAAGCTGAAAGAAGCATTGGCAGCCCTTCCAACCGGGGTGAGCGAAAGCATGGAGGGGGATGAAATAGAAATGTCTAAAGAAGCGAATGAAAAAGTGGAGTCATTCCCAGAGGAAAGGGTAAATGCCAAATCAACTGCAGTCCCTAAGGAAGAGGCTTCAAATGATAATGTGCTTAATATTGATGCTAATGTTGATGTTAAATCCATCGTTAAAAGATTTATAAATATTTACCATCCCAAAGAGGTGACTGAAAACAAGATGTCACCAATCCCAGAGAGCCAAAGCGGTAGGCAAGAGCAGCCCTTCTCCTCAGAAGAACAAAACTTTAAAGAGGATTTTACTTGCCATAGAAGCAGACAGGCAGCGAATAAGGAAGGTTCTGAACTCGAGCAGGACAACTGGGAAGGAGAGGCTAAATGTAGCGACAAACAGATTGACCATGATAAAGAACAGACATACTCAGACATAGAGCAGGCTTACAGTTTAGCATTGCATGATGGCTATTTGGAACTGCAAGCGTGTCCCTTGGAGACCAAAGTGAAGGATGGGGACATACAGTCAAgctatgtggaggaggaggaaagctTGGAGGAAGAGCAGGAATACTATATTGAGAATGCACTTGTGGAGCAGGAGAACAAATGTATGGAGCTGCAGGTTAGCTGTAAGGAAAGCTTAGAAAAAGACCAAGCTAGCTCGGAGGAAGAACAGGAATGTCATGTTGAGGACCAACTAAGCTATATGGTATCAGAAAATAGATGTATGGAGGATGAATGCTTGGAGGAAGAGCAGCAATGTCACATAGAGGATCAGCCAAGTTATGTGGGGCTGCAGGTTAGCTATGAGGAAAGAGTATCCAGCCTCAAGGAGCAGGCTACCTCAGAGGAAGAATATGAATGTCATATAGAGGATCAGCCAAACCATGAGGAGCCAGAGGTCAAATGCTTGGCGCTGCAGGATAGCAGTGAGGACGGAAAGTCGACCCCTGAAGAAGACCAGGCTATCTCAGATGAAGAGCTGGAACATCATGTTGAGAACCAACCAAACCATGAAGacactgagattaaatgtatggATGCAAAGGTTAGCAGTGAGGAAAGCATGTCTAATCTTGAAGAACAGCAGGCTAGCTCAGAGGAAGAGCTGGAATGTCACATTGAGAACCAGCCAAGTCATGAAGAGAAGGGGGTTAAATGTATGAAGATGCAGGTTAGTAGAGAAAAAATAGAGTTCACCCCTGAAGAAGACAAGGCTAGcttgggggaggaagaggaaagcCATGAAGATGACTTGAGCTATGCAAATGCACACATTAACGTGCAGGATGAGCAGACTCACTTATGGGTGGAGCAGACTACTCAAAAAGAAACGGAGTGTACTGTCAGAGAAACACTGTCTAGATTGTTCAAACAGCATTCGATTGCTGACAGGATGGATAAGGATAGTGGGAAGAATAGTGCGCAGCATGTTAGCTTCGAAAAACAAACTGATACTGCAGAAGAAGCAAACTTTGAGGATAATCAGTGTAGCTCAGAGGAGAAGCGAGTAAGCTATGAAGAGAAGCTGTCTGGCTCTGATGTAGAACATGTTAGTGTAAAGGATGAGCCATACCCAGAGGAGGAGTATCAGGAAACCTTAGAGGAAGAGCCTTCTGAGGAGGATAAACATTATGAAAAGACTGAAGCAAAAACAACCAACTGTTTTGAGGAGCCATTACCATCTGTAGCAGAGCGAGTAAAAATACTGGATAAGAAGATTGCTGATATAAAGCAAGGGAAAAGCATTACTATAGCGACAACTGGCATCAAACCGTTTGGCCAAATAGAGGTTTCTGCTGTCTCAGGCGGTGATGATGCCAAAGAGCAAGACAAAGCTCATGTGCACACTTTTAAAAGGACAACATGGCCTATAAATACATCAGAGACTGTAGTCATGTCCCCCCCAGCTCCACGATCCTTGTTGGCATTTAGCTATGATGGCTGTATAACTAGAGAGCCTGACGGAAATAGGGTCAAGTCAATAAAGGAATTGTTTATAGCAAAAAGCGTTGTGGACAATCTGTATGGACAAACAAGACTACCCAGCCCAAACACCTCAGATCTGTCTGACAACAGACCGGAGACTTCTGGCAGTGGTGGTCATCAATCACAGACATCAACTGAGACGTCCAGTGGTGAGGATGATTCAGTGAAGAAATCCATCACCAAATGCGTTGTCAGGAGAACAATCGAAAGGCTTTATGGAAAGAAAGATACCAATGTCAAAGACCGTGCCCGTGAAAGTCTGCCCCCATCTCCCCTGAAACCAAAGTCCAGAAAATGTCCTGGTAAGATCAGCCTTTCCCCATTTCATAATGCACAGACCAAAGGGATGTCTGACTTATCATACTTCAATGCCACAAGCTCTGTAGGCACATACAGTGATCCAACACGGTATATCGCCTTCAATGCACAGGTCGAGCCTGGAGACTGTTTCCTGATAGACAAAGACAGGTGGCTCCTCAGAGAGAGCGTGATCAGAAAGTCTGTCTCAGAGCCTATTGATATCAACAAGAACACATCTGCATCAACTGAAGATGTGTGCAAAAATACAGAAGAAGACGTCCCTTACTCCCTTTTCGGCCACACTGATTTGGAGGACATAGTGAAGTCTGTGAAGCCTTTGGTGCCAAAGTGCACCTATTTCAACCTGCCTCATGGCTGTGACTCAGACCCGCACCAGGATGACCTAAGCCCCGTCAGCAAGGGCAGTGCTAAGGGTGACGTCTCAAAGGACAGTAAAGACAAGACAGAGAAACCAAAACTGTGGGCTGAGAAGAATGGAATAGCTTTTGCCCCTACTGACTTCAAGATGCCAGATAATAAAGTTCACCCTCTAATAGAAGGCCCGGGAGGTGGAAAGgttgttgtggtacagcctggcAAACGTCAGCCTGGCAAAGGTCAGACAGATGTCATGAAAATTCCACAGGAGCCAGATGCGCTAGAGATGCTCTACTTCTCCTGTGGCCAGCATTGCCCCATCCTGTGA